A genome region from Archaeoglobus fulgidus DSM 4304 includes the following:
- a CDS encoding long-chain-fatty-acid--CoA ligase, with protein MEVPEFVKNRYWLERAWIEGVPADVEIPEKPLYEVIDEVCQKYADRTAIIFYGAEIKYGQLKEYTDRFATSLAKMGIKKGDVVAIYSPNCPQFVIAYYGAMKAGATVTALSPLFAPREVEYQLNDSGAKVLVTVEQLYPNFAAVRENTGVEEVLVANIAGGEAKVEGKFRDFREMLASPPEPPEVSWNVKDDVAVLQYTGGTTGLPKAAMLTHYNVVANMYELIPFTDLIRGWLKSHKVIREEGDYVIVDLDGKEYRTFRDYYYNDYSPRVAILPWYHIYGQTVDLNTGLATGDILVVFAQFEPEKILEAIERYRVATFMGAPAIFVFLANNPDLLKRYDLTSLLYVNNGAGPVPPEIIEKWDELLKDAGRGILVEGYGLSEASPVTHTTVGPPFRKRKIGSVGPPIPNTYAAIINPETMEFLPIGEEGELVIAGPQVMKGYWNRPRETEDVFFEAGGMKWLRTGDIAKMDEDGYFYIVDRLKDIIKYKGHSVYPREIEDIMYEHPAIKEVCVIGLPDEVAGETIKAFVVLHEDYRGKITEQDIINWCKERMAAYKYPRIVEFRDELPKSAAGKYLRRILREEELKKMKR; from the coding sequence ATGGAGGTGCCTGAGTTTGTAAAAAACAGGTACTGGCTTGAAAGGGCCTGGATTGAGGGTGTTCCGGCAGATGTCGAGATTCCGGAAAAGCCCCTTTACGAAGTAATTGACGAAGTCTGCCAGAAATACGCGGATAGGACTGCAATAATCTTTTACGGCGCTGAAATCAAGTACGGTCAGCTTAAGGAGTACACGGACAGGTTTGCCACATCCCTTGCAAAAATGGGGATAAAGAAGGGGGATGTGGTTGCAATCTACTCCCCAAACTGCCCGCAGTTCGTCATCGCCTACTACGGGGCAATGAAGGCCGGTGCAACGGTCACGGCCCTCTCCCCGCTCTTCGCGCCGAGGGAGGTTGAGTACCAGCTGAACGACAGCGGGGCGAAGGTGCTTGTCACCGTTGAGCAGCTTTATCCGAACTTCGCTGCTGTTAGGGAGAACACAGGCGTGGAGGAGGTGCTGGTTGCGAACATTGCCGGTGGAGAGGCGAAGGTCGAGGGGAAGTTCAGGGACTTCAGGGAGATGCTCGCCTCACCACCTGAACCGCCGGAAGTGAGCTGGAACGTTAAGGATGACGTTGCGGTTTTGCAGTACACCGGTGGAACCACAGGTCTGCCAAAGGCGGCGATGCTCACACACTACAACGTCGTGGCGAACATGTACGAGCTCATCCCCTTCACCGACCTGATAAGAGGCTGGCTGAAGTCGCACAAAGTGATCAGGGAGGAGGGGGATTACGTCATTGTCGACCTTGACGGGAAGGAGTACAGGACGTTTAGGGACTACTACTACAACGACTACTCCCCGAGAGTCGCGATACTTCCATGGTATCACATCTACGGCCAGACGGTTGACCTCAACACAGGTTTGGCGACAGGAGACATCCTCGTCGTTTTCGCCCAGTTCGAGCCGGAAAAGATACTGGAGGCTATTGAAAGGTACAGGGTTGCGACCTTCATGGGTGCTCCCGCAATATTCGTCTTTCTTGCGAACAATCCCGACTTGCTGAAGAGGTACGATTTGACCTCCCTGCTTTACGTTAACAACGGAGCTGGCCCGGTTCCGCCGGAAATCATCGAAAAGTGGGATGAGCTTCTCAAGGATGCGGGAAGGGGGATTCTTGTTGAGGGCTACGGACTGAGCGAGGCCTCGCCGGTGACCCACACCACGGTTGGCCCGCCGTTCAGGAAGAGAAAGATTGGCTCTGTTGGCCCGCCCATTCCCAACACCTACGCTGCTATCATCAATCCGGAAACCATGGAGTTTCTGCCGATTGGTGAGGAAGGGGAGCTTGTGATAGCCGGCCCTCAGGTCATGAAGGGATACTGGAACAGGCCGAGAGAGACAGAGGACGTCTTCTTTGAGGCCGGCGGAATGAAGTGGCTCAGGACTGGAGATATAGCGAAGATGGATGAAGATGGATACTTCTACATCGTTGACAGGCTGAAGGACATCATCAAGTACAAGGGGCACAGCGTCTATCCGAGAGAGATAGAGGACATAATGTACGAGCATCCAGCAATCAAGGAGGTCTGCGTCATCGGTCTGCCAGATGAGGTTGCCGGAGAGACGATCAAGGCCTTCGTCGTCCTTCATGAAGATTACAGGGGGAAGATTACGGAGCAGGACATCATCAACTGGTGCAAGGAGAGAATGGCGGCCTACAAGTATCCGAGAATTGTTGAATTCAGGGATGAGCTCCCCAAGTCCGCTGCTGGGAAGTATTTGAGGAGAATTTTGAGAGAGGAGGAATTGAAGAAGATGAAGAGGTGA
- a CDS encoding ATP-binding protein, with protein sequence MQNVGLVMGKSSITDFSFAVNPSAIPKFGEYVTAINRDGEEVIGIVREISNFNRMILDEGFSFEYLVKNLDFSRRLIEKNDVIVATATVIGVVKDGEVYPNRTPIKPNSEVFLADDDVLSSLFKCDRGVELGRMIARPDISVSLDIKQLVLRHFAILSVTGGGKSNTVAVLVNDIVKKLNGTVVLIDPHGEYVGYTFEDGSERGKNVVPAGIRPERLEPWEFASLVGVDREKAAVQRMHLERIFTTVRHEGKAGREFVERVLDIAEEWINIAAGKGEAEYYDFNGIKRVATLDRQDLNALARIKEYVSSFMRRYEDLLSQNDMLANIKPSYLNVVNLSGFDEGQMRVVVAYLLRNLLVGRINYVRGKKGWEKICPAIVKPLLVIFEEGHIFAPKGVNNDVVSWMGRIAREGRKFGIGLGIVSQRPKRLNDDVLSQCNTKIILRITEPNDQRYVQHASEQISEDLLKDIASLGVGEAVVVGPAVKLPVAVKIRKFAGNYGGRDIDVVEEWLGREEEQKKQVTLEDLAV encoded by the coding sequence GTGCAGAATGTCGGCCTGGTGATGGGAAAGTCTTCGATTACGGATTTTAGCTTCGCGGTCAACCCTTCGGCGATTCCAAAATTCGGGGAGTACGTTACGGCGATAAACAGAGATGGGGAGGAGGTAATAGGGATCGTGAGAGAGATTTCAAACTTCAACCGCATGATTCTCGACGAGGGATTCAGCTTTGAGTATCTGGTTAAGAACCTCGACTTCTCAAGGAGGTTGATAGAGAAGAACGACGTTATAGTGGCGACCGCTACAGTTATAGGAGTGGTTAAGGATGGAGAGGTCTATCCAAACCGCACACCCATCAAGCCAAACTCAGAGGTGTTTCTTGCTGATGACGACGTGCTTTCATCCCTCTTCAAGTGCGATAGAGGAGTTGAGCTGGGCAGGATGATCGCACGTCCAGACATCTCCGTTTCCCTCGATATAAAGCAGCTCGTTCTCAGGCACTTCGCCATTCTCTCCGTCACGGGTGGGGGGAAGTCCAACACCGTTGCCGTGCTGGTCAACGACATTGTGAAAAAGCTCAACGGAACTGTGGTGCTAATCGACCCCCATGGGGAATATGTGGGCTACACCTTTGAGGATGGCAGCGAGAGGGGGAAGAATGTAGTTCCAGCAGGCATAAGGCCTGAGAGGCTTGAGCCGTGGGAGTTCGCAAGCCTTGTAGGGGTTGATAGAGAGAAGGCAGCAGTGCAGAGAATGCACCTTGAGAGGATTTTCACCACAGTGAGGCATGAGGGAAAAGCTGGAAGAGAGTTTGTTGAGAGAGTTCTGGACATCGCTGAGGAGTGGATAAACATTGCTGCCGGTAAAGGAGAGGCTGAATACTATGACTTTAACGGCATCAAGAGGGTTGCCACGCTGGACAGACAGGATTTGAACGCTTTGGCAAGGATAAAGGAGTACGTTTCCTCCTTCATGCGAAGGTACGAGGATTTGCTGAGCCAGAACGACATGCTGGCGAACATAAAGCCTTCCTATCTCAATGTTGTTAATCTGAGCGGCTTTGATGAGGGGCAGATGAGAGTTGTTGTTGCCTACCTCCTGAGAAATCTTCTTGTTGGAAGGATAAACTACGTGAGGGGAAAGAAAGGATGGGAGAAAATCTGTCCTGCGATTGTGAAGCCACTGCTCGTAATTTTCGAGGAAGGACACATCTTCGCCCCCAAGGGAGTCAACAACGACGTGGTAAGCTGGATGGGGAGGATTGCGAGAGAGGGCAGGAAATTCGGCATAGGGCTTGGAATAGTCAGCCAGAGGCCGAAAAGGCTGAACGATGATGTTTTAAGTCAGTGCAACACCAAGATTATCCTCAGAATTACTGAGCCAAATGATCAAAGATACGTGCAGCATGCGAGCGAGCAAATCAGCGAGGATTTGCTGAAGGACATAGCTTCTCTGGGAGTTGGTGAGGCTGTGGTTGTAGGGCCCGCAGTAAAGCTGCCGGTTGCCGTAAAAATAAGGAAGTTCGCTGGAAACTACGGAGGGAGGGACATTGATGTAGTTGAGGAGTGGCTGGGCAGAGAGGAGGAACAGAAGAAGCAGGTAACCTTAGAGGATTTGGCAGTATGA
- a CDS encoding DNA repair exonuclease: MKFAHIADVHLGYEQYNQPWRAEDFAKAFKVIAEKAVESNADFVVIAGDLFHRSLPSPRTIKEAVETLWMFRKENIPVFAVEGNHDKTSRDISAYHLLESLGLLNVLGLRRNPVRGENVESLRIQNVYLVKGVVDDVEILGDRHRSKWQLEKVLPLLKPQSDKSVLVLHQAVKEVVDIDLDMAYELTINDLPEASYYAFGHIHLPKIYEFDGKAIAYPGSVERYDLREASKIVRYRDELVLKDGIRKGFILVKNFRPEFVEIETRELYDVEIEDESVEGLEKKFLEVLGRADKEGIMVAKLKSSDAVDVRRLSEVAAKRVRYAEIRFERILEEIEEVEIKQESEFFTEFELKLLELLRGEMDEDEVYSLVVEHYLSGGALKQEEGAEERVVEEETEKKVEEQFKGDEEADEAERRAEETEKAKSTKKARKPKTLLDFLGVEEE, encoded by the coding sequence ATGAAGTTCGCCCACATCGCTGACGTTCATCTCGGCTACGAGCAGTACAACCAGCCATGGAGGGCTGAAGATTTTGCAAAGGCTTTCAAAGTTATTGCAGAGAAGGCGGTGGAGAGCAACGCGGATTTTGTTGTTATAGCCGGAGACCTCTTCCACCGAAGCCTTCCAAGTCCGAGAACTATTAAAGAGGCAGTGGAGACGCTCTGGATGTTCAGGAAAGAGAACATTCCCGTTTTTGCAGTAGAGGGAAACCACGACAAAACCTCAAGGGACATCTCAGCCTACCACCTCCTTGAATCTTTGGGACTGCTGAACGTTCTCGGACTTAGGAGAAATCCTGTAAGGGGAGAGAACGTAGAAAGTCTGAGAATTCAGAACGTTTACTTGGTTAAAGGGGTGGTTGATGACGTAGAGATTCTGGGAGACAGGCACAGAAGCAAGTGGCAGCTTGAGAAGGTTTTGCCATTGCTCAAGCCCCAGAGCGACAAAAGCGTCTTGGTTCTGCATCAGGCTGTGAAGGAGGTTGTTGACATTGATTTGGACATGGCCTACGAGCTCACAATCAACGATTTGCCAGAGGCAAGCTACTACGCCTTCGGCCACATCCACCTTCCAAAAATCTACGAGTTTGATGGAAAGGCTATAGCCTATCCCGGCTCAGTCGAGCGCTATGATTTGAGGGAAGCTTCGAAAATTGTCAGATACAGGGATGAGCTGGTTTTAAAGGATGGAATCAGGAAGGGGTTTATCCTCGTCAAGAACTTCAGGCCTGAATTCGTGGAGATTGAGACGAGGGAGCTTTACGATGTAGAGATAGAGGATGAAAGCGTTGAGGGGCTGGAGAAGAAGTTTTTGGAGGTTTTGGGTAGAGCGGACAAAGAGGGGATAATGGTTGCCAAGCTGAAAAGCAGCGATGCGGTGGATGTGAGAAGGTTAAGCGAGGTTGCGGCGAAGAGGGTTCGTTATGCAGAAATAAGATTCGAGAGGATTCTTGAGGAGATTGAGGAAGTTGAGATAAAGCAGGAGAGCGAGTTTTTCACCGAATTTGAGCTGAAGCTGCTTGAATTGCTTAGGGGCGAGATGGACGAGGACGAGGTTTACAGTCTGGTTGTGGAGCATTATTTGAGTGGTGGAGCCTTAAAGCAGGAAGAGGGAGCAGAGGAGCGGGTGGTGGAAGAGGAGACGGAGAAGAAGGTTGAAGAGCAGTTTAAAGGGGACGAGGAGGCAGATGAGGCAGAAAGAAGGGCAGAAGAAACCGAGAAAGCAAAATCAACGAAAAAAGCCAGAAAGCCAAAAACCCTCCTCGACTTTCTGGGGGTGGAGGAGGAATGA
- the rad50 gene encoding DNA double-strand break repair ATPase Rad50 yields MILLKELQIKNFRSHSDSKIEFDTGINLIAGRNGAGKSSILEAILVAFYGLKPATLRKNDLVRVNSSGYSLSLTFSLNGDDYTISRKSNGESILTGKEIVEGDSNITEWVERHLCPAHVFTGAIYVRQGEIDSIIRDDESRERIIRQITRIEDYENAWKNLGAVIRMLEREKERLKEFLSQEEQIKRQKEEKKAEIERISEEIKSIESLREKLSEEVRNLESRLKELEEHKSRLESLRKQESSVLQEVRGLEEKLRELEKQLKEVVERIEDLEKKAKEVKELKPKAERYSILEKLLSEINQALRDVEKREGDLTREAAGIQAQLKKAEEDNSKLEEITKRIEELERELERFEKSHRLLETLKPKMDRMQGIKAKLEEKNLTPDKVEKMYDLLSKAKEEEKEITEKLKKLIAKKSSLKTRGAQLKKAVEELKSAERTCPVCGRELDEEHRKNIMAEYTREMKRIAEELAKADEIEKKLKERLEKVEKALEKQETVLKYRQMVDELKALENELSSHDAEKLSAESEEYRKVKERLDGLRGQQKILLSSASRIKELKSSLREIEEALKNVESERGELHRKIREEGFESLEELEREVQSLRPFYNKWLELKDAESRLESELKRREKLEDEISEAIAKLEEANGKAEEIRGQIDELLRIYSEEEHRRLSDEHLRKSKELAGLKSRLETLRESLQSAEKDLKFLEEQLAKMDEYRKKVEVFEKIAIPELTRIREKFRKYRNLVAENSMREVERYASQIFEELTEGKYSGVRLKKTTERGKEKLKVFVVYQGEEREIGFLSGGEIIALGLAFRLALSMFMIRGKIPLLILDEPTPFLDEERRRKLVDITTNYLRKIPQVIIVSHDEELKDAADKVIFVESQGGVSRVRYVEAQ; encoded by the coding sequence ATGATTCTGCTCAAGGAGCTTCAAATCAAAAACTTCCGCTCCCACTCAGACTCTAAAATTGAGTTTGACACCGGAATCAACCTCATTGCGGGGAGAAATGGTGCGGGAAAGAGCTCGATACTTGAGGCAATTCTCGTTGCCTTCTACGGATTGAAGCCCGCCACGTTGAGAAAAAACGACCTTGTGAGGGTGAACAGCTCAGGATACTCGCTCAGCCTGACCTTTTCTTTAAACGGTGATGATTACACAATTTCAAGAAAGAGCAACGGTGAGTCAATTTTAACGGGAAAGGAGATTGTGGAGGGAGACAGCAACATAACGGAGTGGGTTGAAAGGCACCTCTGCCCTGCACACGTTTTTACGGGGGCAATTTACGTCAGGCAGGGAGAGATAGACAGCATAATCAGGGACGATGAGAGCAGGGAGAGGATTATAAGGCAGATTACGAGAATTGAGGACTACGAGAACGCCTGGAAAAATCTTGGAGCTGTAATAAGAATGCTTGAAAGGGAGAAAGAGAGGTTAAAAGAATTCCTAAGCCAGGAAGAGCAGATTAAAAGGCAGAAGGAAGAGAAAAAAGCTGAAATCGAGAGAATCAGTGAGGAAATCAAAAGCATCGAGAGCTTGAGGGAAAAGCTTTCGGAGGAGGTCAGAAATCTTGAAAGCAGACTAAAGGAGCTCGAAGAGCACAAAAGCAGGCTCGAATCTTTGAGAAAGCAGGAGAGCTCCGTTCTTCAGGAAGTGCGGGGACTGGAGGAGAAACTGAGGGAGCTTGAAAAGCAGCTGAAAGAGGTGGTGGAGAGAATCGAAGATTTGGAAAAAAAGGCGAAAGAGGTCAAGGAGCTGAAGCCAAAGGCGGAAAGATACTCAATTCTTGAAAAACTTCTCTCAGAAATAAACCAGGCTCTCAGAGATGTCGAAAAAAGGGAGGGGGATTTGACGAGGGAGGCCGCGGGAATTCAGGCTCAGCTAAAGAAAGCCGAGGAAGATAACAGCAAGCTTGAGGAGATAACGAAGAGAATTGAGGAACTTGAAAGGGAACTGGAGAGGTTTGAAAAAAGCCACAGGCTGCTGGAGACTCTCAAACCGAAGATGGATAGAATGCAAGGCATAAAGGCAAAACTTGAGGAAAAGAACCTCACACCTGATAAAGTTGAAAAAATGTACGATTTGCTCTCAAAAGCAAAAGAGGAGGAAAAGGAGATCACTGAAAAGCTCAAAAAGCTGATCGCGAAGAAGTCGTCTTTGAAGACGAGAGGTGCTCAGCTGAAGAAGGCTGTTGAGGAGCTGAAGTCCGCTGAAAGAACATGTCCCGTTTGCGGAAGGGAGCTTGACGAAGAGCACAGAAAGAATATAATGGCGGAATACACGCGAGAAATGAAAAGAATTGCCGAAGAGCTGGCAAAAGCTGATGAAATTGAGAAAAAGCTTAAAGAGAGGCTGGAGAAGGTCGAAAAGGCTCTTGAAAAGCAGGAGACTGTTCTAAAGTACAGGCAGATGGTAGATGAGCTCAAAGCCCTGGAAAATGAGCTGTCCTCCCATGACGCTGAAAAACTCTCTGCGGAGAGCGAAGAGTACAGAAAAGTTAAGGAGAGGCTCGACGGGCTCAGAGGGCAGCAGAAGATTCTTCTCAGCTCCGCAAGCAGGATTAAAGAGCTGAAGAGCTCGCTAAGAGAGATTGAAGAAGCTCTCAAAAATGTGGAAAGCGAAAGGGGGGAGCTTCACAGGAAAATCAGGGAGGAGGGGTTTGAGAGCCTTGAAGAGCTCGAAAGGGAGGTTCAGAGCCTAAGACCTTTCTACAACAAGTGGCTCGAGCTGAAGGATGCGGAAAGCAGGCTTGAAAGCGAGCTAAAAAGGAGGGAAAAACTTGAGGATGAGATTTCCGAAGCTATAGCAAAACTTGAGGAGGCTAACGGAAAGGCTGAGGAAATCCGCGGTCAAATCGATGAGCTGCTGAGGATTTACAGTGAGGAAGAGCACAGAAGGTTGAGCGACGAGCACTTGAGGAAATCGAAGGAGCTTGCTGGATTGAAAAGCAGGCTTGAGACTTTAAGAGAATCTCTGCAAAGCGCAGAAAAAGACTTGAAGTTTCTGGAGGAGCAGCTTGCAAAGATGGATGAGTACAGAAAGAAGGTGGAAGTTTTCGAGAAAATCGCGATTCCTGAGCTGACCAGAATTAGAGAAAAGTTCAGAAAATACAGAAATCTGGTTGCGGAGAACTCGATGAGGGAAGTCGAGAGGTACGCGAGCCAGATCTTCGAGGAGCTGACGGAAGGGAAGTACTCTGGGGTAAGGCTGAAGAAAACGACCGAGAGGGGAAAGGAGAAGCTCAAGGTTTTCGTTGTTTACCAGGGTGAGGAGAGGGAGATAGGATTTTTGAGCGGTGGAGAGATTATTGCTCTCGGCCTCGCCTTCAGGCTTGCTCTCTCCATGTTCATGATAAGGGGCAAGATACCCCTCCTCATACTCGACGAACCGACTCCGTTTCTCGATGAGGAGAGGAGGAGGAAGCTCGTTGACATCACGACCAACTACCTTAGGAAGATACCTCAGGTTATAATCGTATCCCACGATGAGGAGCTGAAGGATGCCGCCGATAAGGTGATTTTCGTCGAGTCTCAGGGGGGAGTTTCGAGGGTCAGATATGTGGAGGCTCAGTGA